In Anaerolineae bacterium, a single window of DNA contains:
- a CDS encoding B12-binding domain-containing radical SAM protein, whose protein sequence is MSSPQSRNRPDSEVKFCRSTAIVKFWSTGKKTASQGPRRLWLDLGDLGDLVNPAGPHEQWQDHGLGLLRTIMHREGLLTDIASTRAVTSWRELRKQIKGYDQLFMNIRSYTFPVARRAAQIFKEVNPNSVIMVGGMHATVALDELEAIPEIDHIVQGPGEKIIVDLARDPAAFPRVVLGVGAASMAEWPMIDRTLWPRPASKHLEKTFHWPLEPECGWGPPPVVTLLTSRVCPWKCVFCNESSYVPNMGRRPVEMVIEELNYLDDHYGPIGSVVIHDSMFFQNPSWLQEWIEKYPRKAHKAWPYWAAGRADTVRQWPDLFEALVKETNWDTISIGFESGSDRVLRMLNKECTEEDNYFAIDLINRIGDELEAQGRKAPVIWANIMLGIPGETREDAFKTMRMVKYMRRVMPSISFYAPYPGSALGYQLIAEGKSLMSKENYHRYPDDEKVRGIDYQFYRELLAGKYDEEVNRGLDPILQQRPGVFSAALIKA, encoded by the coding sequence ATGTCCTCGCCCCAGTCCCGCAATAGACCGGATAGCGAAGTCAAGTTCTGCAGGAGCACAGCAATCGTGAAATTCTGGTCAACCGGTAAGAAAACAGCGTCACAGGGTCCGCGCCGGCTATGGCTTGACCTGGGTGATCTGGGCGATCTGGTCAACCCCGCTGGCCCTCATGAGCAGTGGCAGGATCATGGGCTGGGCCTGTTGCGCACGATCATGCACCGTGAAGGTCTGCTGACCGACATCGCCTCCACCCGTGCTGTGACCTCCTGGCGTGAGCTGCGTAAGCAGATCAAGGGCTATGATCAGCTCTTCATGAATATCCGTAGCTACACCTTCCCGGTTGCCCGCCGCGCTGCCCAGATTTTCAAAGAAGTCAACCCGAACAGTGTCATCATGGTTGGCGGGATGCACGCCACCGTAGCCCTGGACGAACTGGAAGCCATCCCGGAGATCGACCACATCGTTCAGGGACCAGGGGAGAAGATCATTGTCGACCTCGCCCGCGATCCGGCTGCCTTCCCGCGAGTTGTTCTGGGCGTTGGCGCCGCTTCAATGGCCGAATGGCCGATGATCGACCGTACCCTGTGGCCCCGACCAGCCAGCAAACACCTGGAAAAGACCTTTCACTGGCCGCTGGAACCTGAGTGCGGCTGGGGGCCGCCCCCCGTTGTCACCCTGTTGACCAGTCGCGTATGCCCGTGGAAGTGCGTCTTCTGCAACGAAAGCTCCTATGTGCCTAATATGGGCCGCCGCCCGGTAGAGATGGTGATCGAGGAACTGAACTACCTGGATGACCATTATGGCCCTATCGGTTCCGTAGTGATCCACGACTCGATGTTTTTCCAGAACCCAAGCTGGCTGCAAGAGTGGATCGAAAAATACCCGCGCAAGGCCCACAAAGCCTGGCCATACTGGGCTGCCGGGCGCGCCGATACCGTCCGCCAGTGGCCTGATCTCTTTGAAGCCCTGGTTAAAGAAACTAACTGGGACACGATCTCCATCGGGTTCGAATCCGGCAGCGATCGCGTCCTCCGCATGCTCAACAAAGAATGCACCGAGGAAGATAACTATTTCGCCATCGATCTGATCAACCGGATCGGCGACGAACTGGAAGCCCAGGGCCGCAAAGCGCCGGTCATCTGGGCGAATATCATGCTGGGCATCCCCGGCGAAACCCGCGAAGATGCCTTCAAGACCATGCGCATGGTCAAGTACATGCGCCGGGTGATGCCCTCGATCTCCTTCTATGCTCCCTACCCCGGCTCGGCGCTGGGCTACCAGCTCATCGCTGAAGGCAAAAGCCTGATGTCCAAGGAGAACTACCACCGCTACCCCGACGATGAGAAAGTCAGGGGAATCGACTACCAGTTCTACCGGGAACTGTTGGCCGGGAAGTATGACGAGGAAGTCAACCGCGGCCTGGACCCCATCCTGCAGCAGCGCCCCGGCGTATTCTCCGCCGCGCTGATCAAGGCGTAG
- a CDS encoding ArsR family transcriptional regulator, with protein sequence MQQTRQHILEILKEREQATVDEIVQDLSQRIGEITAVTVRHHLEILRGDGLVAAPIVRRRTTPGRPQHVYSLTDRALELFPNNYRQFAQQLLLQIKSQLPRQEVNVILENVAERMASDVIPPDVPMPARLERVVEYLTSQGYQAAWETTEQGYILRTNNCPYHHLAADHEELCAMDMRLISTLLGGIVPRRVEHLPSGGLSCTYLIPARISHPVPE encoded by the coding sequence ATGCAACAGACGCGACAACACATCCTGGAGATTCTCAAAGAACGCGAACAGGCTACCGTGGACGAAATCGTGCAGGACCTTTCTCAGCGCATCGGCGAGATCACAGCGGTGACCGTCCGTCACCACCTGGAAATCCTGCGCGGCGATGGCCTGGTAGCTGCGCCGATCGTCCGCCGGCGCACCACACCGGGCCGCCCCCAACATGTCTACTCGCTGACTGATCGGGCGCTGGAGCTATTCCCCAACAACTACCGCCAGTTCGCTCAGCAACTCCTGCTGCAGATCAAGAGCCAGTTGCCCCGGCAGGAGGTGAACGTCATCCTGGAGAATGTGGCGGAGCGCATGGCCAGTGACGTAATCCCGCCTGATGTGCCGATGCCCGCCCGCCTGGAGCGCGTGGTAGAATACCTGACCAGCCAGGGCTACCAGGCCGCCTGGGAGACCACCGAGCAGGGCTATATTTTGCGCACCAACAACTGTCCTTACCATCATCTGGCAGCCGATCACGAGGAATTGTGCGCGATGGATATGCGCCTGATCAGCACCTTGCTGGGTGGCATCGTGCCCCGCCGGGTCGAGCACCTGCCTTCCGGCGGGCTGAGTTGCACCTATCTGATTCCCGCTCGAATATCCCACCCTGTACCGGAATAA
- a CDS encoding iron-sulfur cluster assembly accessory protein encodes MITQPNNQDVTDVTKPALSVTPGAVSKIKEILTARQLEGHALRVFVSGGGCSGLQYGMAIEKDAEEFDTVVNVDGIRLLVDPTSLRYLWGASIDFVDDLMGGGFRIDNPNAVASCGCGHSFRTAEDEPGSAASGGCGCGGSCGH; translated from the coding sequence ATGATCACCCAGCCCAATAACCAGGATGTCACCGATGTCACCAAACCGGCCCTGAGCGTTACCCCCGGAGCAGTCAGCAAGATCAAAGAAATCCTCACCGCACGCCAGCTTGAAGGACATGCCCTGCGTGTCTTTGTCAGCGGCGGCGGTTGTTCCGGCCTGCAGTATGGCATGGCTATTGAGAAAGACGCCGAAGAGTTTGACACAGTGGTTAATGTGGACGGCATCCGGCTGCTGGTGGATCCCACCAGCCTGCGCTACCTGTGGGGAGCCAGCATCGATTTTGTCGATGATCTGATGGGCGGCGGCTTTCGCATTGACAATCCGAACGCGGTTGCGTCTTGCGGGTGCGGCCATTCATTCCGTACCGCTGAAGATGAGCCAGGTTCCGCGGCCAGCGGCGGCTGTGGGTGCGGCGGCAGTTGCGGCCATTAG
- a CDS encoding SH3 domain-containing protein, giving the protein MRRARQYGWLSGLGLGLLLGVAQALPPAVQALPPLQFSATPAPVILPSISPTAIMQFTATPTRTPTPIGPALAEALEGPTNVRAAPDIESERLGQIFPGEFYPVLGRAAGTLWYKIQYPDSPTGTAWVFEQVVRITGNVDAIEEIQVFTQPTVDVNAAISTQTLEALAQMPGGLETATALAFAANAMVMQGTQPPTETPAPKPTFTYPPEPISQATLAIPPAATTQAANGGLPPIIPILALGAVGGLGMLIGILRRLGR; this is encoded by the coding sequence GTGCGTAGAGCAAGACAGTATGGCTGGTTATCCGGTCTTGGGCTGGGGTTGCTGCTGGGCGTTGCGCAGGCGCTGCCGCCTGCAGTGCAGGCGCTGCCGCCGCTGCAGTTCAGCGCGACGCCGGCCCCGGTTATCCTGCCGTCGATCAGCCCGACCGCGATCATGCAGTTCACGGCGACTCCTACCCGTACACCTACGCCCATTGGGCCAGCGCTGGCCGAAGCGCTGGAAGGCCCGACGAATGTCCGGGCAGCGCCGGACATCGAATCCGAACGGCTCGGCCAGATTTTCCCCGGCGAGTTCTACCCTGTGCTGGGACGTGCTGCGGGCACGCTATGGTACAAGATCCAATACCCTGATTCACCGACCGGCACGGCCTGGGTGTTCGAGCAGGTGGTGCGGATCACCGGCAACGTCGATGCTATTGAGGAGATCCAGGTGTTCACCCAGCCGACAGTTGATGTAAATGCGGCGATTTCCACACAGACGTTGGAAGCGCTGGCGCAGATGCCCGGCGGGCTGGAGACGGCAACGGCGCTGGCTTTTGCCGCCAACGCAATGGTGATGCAGGGCACTCAGCCGCCGACTGAGACTCCAGCGCCAAAACCCACCTTTACCTATCCGCCGGAGCCGATCAGCCAGGCCACCCTGGCGATTCCACCGGCGGCAACGACTCAGGCCGCCAACGGTGGATTGCCGCCGATCATTCCGATTCTGGCGCTGGGGGCCGTGGGCGGGCTGGGCATGTTGATCGGCATTCTGCGACGATTAGGCCGGTAA